The Mycobacterium sp. 3519A genome contains a region encoding:
- a CDS encoding acyl-CoA dehydrogenase family protein — MPDTHVVTNQVPTLENYNPATAPVLTEALIREGGEWGLDEVTELGALSGSKQAVRWGELADRNQPILHTHDRYGYRVDEVEFDPAYHELMRAAIGHGLHAAPWADDRRGAHVVRAAKMSAWTPEPGHVCPISMTYAVVPALRHNSELAAIYEPLLTSREYDPELKVPDTKVGITAGMSMTEKQGGSDVRAGTTQATPNGDGSYSLRGHKWFTSAPMCDVFLVLAQAPGGLSCFFLPRVLPDGSRNRMFLQRLKDKLGNHANASSEVEYDGATAWLVGEEGRGVPTIIEMVNLTRLDCTLGSATSMRSGLTRAIHHAQHRKAFGQYLIDQPLMRNVLADLAVEAEAATIVAMRMAGATDAAVRGDERETLLRRIGLAASKYWVCKRATPHAGEAMECFGGNGYVEESGMPRLYREAPLMGIWEGSGNVSALDTLRAMATRPECVDVLFDELGRTAGQDPRLDAHVAALRPALEDLETIQYRARKIAEDICLALQGSLLVRHGHPAVAEAFLATRMGGAWGGAFGTMPTGLDLAPILERAMVKG; from the coding sequence ATGCCGGATACGCACGTCGTCACCAACCAGGTCCCGACCCTGGAGAACTACAACCCCGCAACCGCACCGGTCCTGACCGAGGCGCTGATCCGCGAAGGCGGTGAATGGGGGCTCGACGAGGTCACCGAACTCGGAGCGCTGTCGGGCAGCAAGCAAGCGGTGCGTTGGGGTGAATTGGCCGACCGCAACCAGCCGATCCTGCACACCCACGACCGCTACGGCTATCGCGTCGACGAGGTCGAGTTCGACCCCGCCTACCACGAGTTGATGCGGGCGGCCATCGGCCATGGCCTGCATGCCGCGCCGTGGGCCGACGACCGGCGCGGCGCTCACGTCGTGCGCGCGGCCAAGATGTCGGCGTGGACACCCGAACCCGGCCACGTCTGTCCGATCTCGATGACGTACGCCGTCGTGCCCGCACTGCGCCACAACTCCGAACTCGCGGCGATCTACGAACCGCTGCTCACCAGCCGCGAATACGACCCTGAGCTGAAGGTGCCCGACACCAAGGTGGGCATCACCGCCGGCATGTCGATGACCGAGAAGCAGGGCGGATCCGACGTCCGCGCGGGCACCACGCAGGCCACGCCGAACGGCGACGGCAGTTACTCGCTGCGCGGGCACAAGTGGTTCACGTCGGCACCGATGTGCGACGTCTTCCTGGTCCTGGCTCAGGCGCCCGGCGGCCTGTCTTGTTTCTTCCTGCCGCGGGTCCTGCCGGACGGCAGCCGCAACCGGATGTTCCTGCAGCGGCTCAAGGACAAACTCGGCAACCACGCCAACGCCTCCAGTGAGGTCGAATACGACGGCGCCACCGCATGGTTGGTCGGCGAGGAGGGGCGCGGCGTGCCGACCATCATCGAGATGGTCAACCTCACCCGGCTCGACTGCACACTGGGCAGCGCCACCAGCATGCGCAGCGGGCTGACCCGCGCCATTCACCACGCCCAGCATCGAAAGGCGTTCGGGCAGTATCTGATTGACCAGCCGCTGATGCGCAACGTGCTGGCCGACCTCGCCGTCGAGGCCGAAGCCGCCACCATCGTCGCGATGCGGATGGCGGGTGCCACCGACGCCGCGGTGCGCGGCGACGAACGCGAAACGCTGCTGCGTCGCATCGGCCTTGCGGCCAGCAAGTACTGGGTGTGCAAGCGCGCCACCCCGCACGCCGGCGAAGCGATGGAATGCTTCGGTGGCAACGGCTACGTCGAGGAGTCCGGGATGCCGCGGCTGTACCGCGAGGCGCCGCTGATGGGCATCTGGGAGGGTTCGGGCAACGTCAGCGCGCTGGATACGTTGCGCGCCATGGCAACTCGTCCAGAATGCGTCGACGTGCTGTTCGACGAACTCGGCAGGACCGCAGGCCAGGACCCCCGCCTGGACGCCCACGTCGCGGCGCTGCGGCCCGCGCTGGAGGACCTGGAGACAATCCAGTACCGCGCCCGCAAGATCGCCGAGGACATCTGCCTGGCCCTGCAGGGTTCGCTGCTGGTGCGCCACGGCCACCCCGCCGTCGCGGAAGCGTTCCTGGCCACCCGCATGGGCGGTGCCTGGGGCGGCGCGTTCGGGACCATGCCGACGGGGCTGGATCTCGCGCCGATCCTCGAACGTGCGATGGTCAAGGGCTGA
- a CDS encoding crotonase/enoyl-CoA hydratase family protein has product MTHAIRPVDFDNLKTMTYEVTDRVARITFNRPEKGNAIVADTPLELSALVERADLDPAVHVILVSGRGEGFCAGFDLSAYAEGSSSAGGGSPYQDTVLSGKTQAINHLPDQPWDPMIDYQMMSRFVRGFSSLMHADKPTVVKIHGYCVAGGTDIALHADQVIAAADAKIGYPPTRVWGVPAAGMWAHRLGDQRAKRLLLTGDCITGAQAAEWGLAVEAPGPDDLDERTERLVERIAAVPVNQLIMVKLAMNSALYNQGTANSAMISTVFDGIARHTPEGHAFVAQSREHGFREAVRQRDEPFGDYGRKASGV; this is encoded by the coding sequence ATGACACACGCGATCAGGCCCGTTGACTTCGACAACCTGAAGACGATGACCTACGAGGTCACCGATCGCGTCGCCCGCATCACGTTCAACCGGCCCGAGAAGGGCAATGCGATCGTCGCGGACACGCCGCTGGAGTTGTCGGCGCTCGTCGAGCGCGCCGACCTCGACCCGGCAGTGCACGTCATCCTGGTTTCCGGTAGGGGAGAGGGCTTTTGCGCGGGCTTCGACCTGTCGGCGTATGCCGAGGGCTCGTCGTCGGCGGGCGGCGGCAGCCCGTACCAGGACACTGTGCTCTCCGGTAAGACGCAGGCGATCAATCACCTACCCGATCAGCCGTGGGACCCGATGATCGACTACCAGATGATGAGTCGGTTCGTCCGCGGGTTCTCCAGCCTGATGCACGCCGACAAGCCGACGGTGGTGAAGATCCACGGCTACTGCGTCGCAGGCGGCACGGACATCGCGTTGCACGCCGACCAGGTCATCGCGGCGGCCGACGCCAAGATCGGCTATCCGCCGACCCGGGTCTGGGGTGTGCCCGCGGCAGGTATGTGGGCGCATCGGCTCGGCGATCAGCGAGCCAAACGCCTTCTGCTGACCGGTGATTGCATCACCGGTGCCCAGGCCGCGGAGTGGGGGCTCGCGGTCGAGGCGCCGGGCCCCGACGACCTCGACGAGCGCACCGAGCGACTGGTAGAACGCATCGCGGCGGTCCCGGTCAACCAGCTCATCATGGTCAAACTCGCGATGAACTCCGCGCTGTACAACCAGGGCACCGCCAACAGCGCGATGATCTCCACCGTCTTCGACGGCATCGCCAGGCACACCCCCGAGGGGCATGCGTTCGTCGCGCAGTCCCGTGAGCACGGCTTCAGGGAGGCGGTCCGGCAACGCGACGAACCGTTCGGCGACTACGGCCGGAAGGCATCGGGAGTCTGA
- a CDS encoding PaaX family transcriptional regulator C-terminal domain-containing protein translates to MPSLSRMTARSVVLSVLLGAHPAWATASDLIKLTADFDIREPTVRVALTRMVSAGDLIRSEDGYRLSDRLLARQRRQDDAINPRKRKWDGGWTTLVITSIGIDARTRAALRTTLQENRFAELREGVWLRPDNLDIELGQDVCDRVRVLQSRDEAPDELAAQLWDLPDWMRVGRELLDEMATATDVPGRFVAAAAMVRHLLTDPVLPDELLPDDWPGDALRKAYTDFAAELVARRDGVELMEAT, encoded by the coding sequence ATGCCCAGCCTGTCGCGGATGACGGCCCGATCGGTGGTGCTGAGCGTGCTGCTCGGCGCTCACCCGGCCTGGGCCACCGCGAGCGACCTGATCAAGCTGACAGCCGATTTCGACATCCGCGAGCCGACGGTGCGGGTCGCGTTGACCCGGATGGTGAGCGCCGGTGACCTCATCCGCTCCGAAGACGGTTACCGGCTCTCCGACCGACTGCTGGCCCGGCAACGCCGCCAGGACGACGCGATCAATCCGCGCAAGCGTAAGTGGGACGGCGGCTGGACCACCCTGGTGATCACCAGCATCGGCATCGACGCCAGGACCCGCGCGGCGCTACGAACCACCCTGCAGGAAAACCGGTTCGCTGAATTGCGCGAAGGGGTCTGGCTTCGGCCGGACAACCTGGACATCGAGCTGGGGCAAGATGTGTGCGACCGGGTGCGGGTGCTGCAGTCCCGCGACGAAGCGCCCGACGAGCTGGCCGCCCAGCTGTGGGATCTGCCGGACTGGATGCGGGTCGGCCGTGAACTTCTCGACGAAATGGCTACGGCCACAGATGTTCCCGGGCGGTTCGTCGCTGCCGCAGCTATGGTGCGCCACCTGCTGACCGATCCGGTGCTGCCCGACGAACTGCTGCCCGACGATTGGCCGGGCGACGCGCTGCGCAAGGCATATACGGACTTCGCCGCCGAACTGGTCGCGCGGCGCGATGGTGTCGAACTGATGGAGGCAACGTGA
- a CDS encoding crotonase/enoyl-CoA hydratase family protein gives MTSGGVRVERNGPVTTVIMNRPEARNAVNGAAAAELYAAFDEFDKDDSASVAVLWGDNGTFCAGADLKAMGTPEANPVHRSGPGPMGPSRMVLSKPVIAAVSGYAVAGGLELAIWCDMRVVEEDAVFGVFCRRWGVPLIDGGTVRLPRIVGHSRAMDMILTGRPVDAAEALAIGLANRVVPKGQARQRAEDLAAELAKLPQQCMRSDRLSALNQWGRSEADAMDFEFASISRVAAESLQGAARFADGAGRHGANA, from the coding sequence GTGACGAGTGGTGGCGTGCGCGTCGAACGCAATGGGCCGGTGACGACGGTCATCATGAACAGACCGGAGGCGCGCAACGCCGTCAACGGCGCGGCGGCGGCGGAGTTGTACGCCGCATTCGACGAGTTCGACAAGGACGATTCGGCGTCCGTCGCCGTGCTGTGGGGTGACAACGGAACATTCTGTGCCGGAGCCGATCTGAAGGCGATGGGCACACCGGAGGCCAACCCGGTGCACCGCAGCGGACCCGGTCCGATGGGTCCGAGCCGGATGGTGCTGTCCAAGCCGGTGATCGCCGCGGTCAGCGGCTACGCGGTCGCGGGTGGACTGGAGCTGGCGATCTGGTGCGATATGCGGGTGGTCGAAGAGGACGCGGTGTTCGGCGTCTTCTGCCGGAGGTGGGGCGTGCCGCTGATCGACGGCGGCACAGTGCGACTGCCGCGGATCGTCGGCCACAGCCGGGCAATGGACATGATCCTCACCGGCCGCCCCGTCGACGCCGCCGAAGCGCTGGCCATCGGGCTGGCCAACCGTGTCGTGCCGAAAGGTCAAGCGCGGCAACGGGCCGAGGACTTGGCCGCTGAACTGGCGAAGCTGCCCCAGCAGTGCATGCGATCCGATCGACTGTCGGCGTTGAACCAGTGGGGACGCTCCGAAGCCGACGCGATGGACTTCGAATTCGCCAGCATCTCGCGCGTGGCAGCCGAATCACTGCAGGGCGCAGCACGATTCGCCGACGGCGCAGGCCGCCACGGCGCGAACGCCTAG
- a CDS encoding DUF3060 domain-containing protein, whose protein sequence is MRVAPAIVCCAVVAFGLAACGSESKDTNSPTATAGSSGAQIEIGNTINYGSFGTTGDLDCADGKSLNVGGSNNTLTVKGTCANVNIGGADNKITFEKVDKELSVVGLNNTVTYKDGDPKINDTGSNNKISKG, encoded by the coding sequence ATGCGCGTCGCGCCCGCCATCGTCTGCTGCGCCGTCGTCGCGTTCGGATTGGCTGCCTGCGGGTCGGAAAGCAAGGACACCAACTCGCCGACGGCCACCGCGGGATCGTCAGGCGCGCAGATCGAGATCGGCAACACCATCAACTACGGGTCGTTCGGGACCACCGGCGACCTCGACTGCGCCGATGGGAAGTCGCTCAACGTCGGCGGCTCGAACAACACGCTGACGGTCAAAGGCACCTGCGCCAACGTGAACATCGGCGGCGCGGACAACAAGATCACCTTCGAGAAGGTCGACAAGGAACTGTCCGTCGTCGGCCTCAACAACACCGTCACCTACAAAGACGGTGACCCGAAGATCAACGACACCGGGTCGAACAACAAGATCAGCAAGGGCTAG
- a CDS encoding DUF3060 domain-containing protein, whose amino-acid sequence MTSKAVGRTLAACALAIPVAFGLGAPAAQAANGDTHVTGQGINQTIDCNQSTLIVNGTANTIYAVGSCWAVTLQGSSNVVIADNIVDNVIVYGNDQSVFYKSGDPVVWDRGRELGMVNRIDRVAA is encoded by the coding sequence ATGACATCGAAGGCTGTGGGTCGGACGCTGGCGGCATGCGCGCTCGCAATCCCGGTCGCGTTCGGCCTCGGGGCGCCTGCGGCGCAAGCGGCCAACGGCGATACACACGTCACGGGACAGGGCATCAACCAGACCATCGACTGCAATCAGTCGACGCTGATCGTCAACGGCACGGCCAACACGATCTACGCCGTGGGCAGCTGCTGGGCGGTGACGCTGCAAGGATCTTCGAACGTCGTGATCGCCGACAACATCGTCGACAACGTCATCGTGTACGGCAACGACCAGAGCGTGTTCTACAAGAGTGGGGATCCGGTGGTGTGGGACCGCGGCCGCGAACTGGGCATGGTCAACCGCATCGACAGGGTCGCCGCCTGA
- a CDS encoding DUF3558 domain-containing protein, translating to MRWRARYFSAVAAAAATMVVAVAGCAQTVDGTPIRAQADVPDPDRSYGYVNDRCGLLVDGSIQQTMGADHIVRPYSGAVCQYVLSRGSALVDVTFSWYEAGSLDRERALAAERGATITDKIVERHQAFLARRDTTGAACSATAAAGTGVLSWWVQLRGQRNGDPCPDAEKLLTATLQSDL from the coding sequence ATGCGTTGGCGTGCCCGTTATTTTTCCGCGGTGGCCGCTGCCGCGGCCACAATGGTGGTGGCCGTTGCAGGGTGTGCTCAGACCGTCGACGGAACGCCGATTCGGGCGCAAGCGGATGTGCCCGATCCCGATCGCAGCTACGGCTATGTCAATGACCGGTGCGGCCTGTTGGTCGACGGCTCGATTCAGCAGACGATGGGCGCCGACCACATCGTCCGGCCGTACAGCGGTGCGGTGTGCCAGTACGTCCTCTCCCGCGGATCGGCCTTGGTGGACGTCACCTTCTCGTGGTACGAGGCGGGCAGCCTCGATCGCGAACGCGCGCTGGCGGCCGAGCGCGGCGCCACCATCACCGACAAGATCGTCGAACGGCATCAGGCCTTCCTCGCGCGTCGCGACACCACCGGCGCCGCCTGCTCGGCCACCGCAGCGGCAGGCACCGGGGTGCTCAGTTGGTGGGTGCAGTTGCGCGGCCAACGCAACGGCGACCCGTGCCCCGACGCCGAAAAACTGCTCACCGCCACCCTGCAGTCGGACCTGTGA
- a CDS encoding DUF3558 domain-containing protein, which produces MAAKNPVVACVAVAVAAFAVGCGPADQPAPSTAASAPPPAGGFRSADCNGVTDADVVKAVGSSMFTKTVVSDAGCFWQENTVLGTFGQGMGISTWWYRGSDMDTERTLEQQAGRTLTELSVDGNKGFKAYDANACSIYVAKGTDVITWSIQTMNPAMLPDLCAITGQLAALSQERVN; this is translated from the coding sequence GTGGCGGCCAAAAACCCCGTCGTGGCGTGTGTTGCGGTCGCGGTCGCGGCGTTCGCGGTGGGCTGCGGTCCGGCGGATCAGCCCGCGCCGTCCACAGCGGCCTCGGCGCCGCCACCCGCAGGGGGGTTCCGCAGCGCCGACTGCAACGGTGTCACCGATGCCGACGTCGTCAAGGCCGTCGGCTCGTCGATGTTCACCAAGACAGTCGTCAGCGACGCCGGGTGCTTCTGGCAGGAGAACACCGTCCTCGGCACCTTCGGCCAGGGCATGGGCATCTCGACGTGGTGGTATCGCGGCAGCGACATGGACACCGAACGGACGCTCGAACAGCAGGCGGGCCGCACCCTGACCGAGTTGTCCGTCGACGGCAACAAGGGTTTCAAGGCGTACGACGCCAACGCCTGCAGCATCTACGTCGCCAAGGGCACCGACGTCATCACGTGGTCGATCCAGACGATGAATCCGGCGATGCTGCCCGATCTGTGCGCGATCACGGGGCAACTCGCCGCGCTCAGTCAAGAGCGCGTCAACTGA
- a CDS encoding TetR/AcrR family transcriptional regulator, translating into MAAPQSASGRRPARLSRDSIVNAALTFLDREGWDALTINALAAQLGTKGPSLYNHVQSLEDLRRSVRMRVVGDIIEMLNTVGQGRTRDDAVMVMASAYRSYAHHHPGRYSAFTRMPLGGDDPEFTDATRAAAAPVISVLASYGLDGEAAFYAALEFWSAMHGFVLLEMTGAMTGIDADAVFTDMVMKLAAGMERR; encoded by the coding sequence ATGGCAGCTCCGCAGTCAGCGAGCGGCCGACGCCCCGCCCGGCTCAGCCGCGATTCCATCGTCAACGCTGCGCTGACGTTCCTCGACCGGGAAGGCTGGGACGCGTTGACCATCAACGCGCTGGCCGCCCAGTTGGGCACCAAGGGCCCGTCGCTGTACAACCACGTCCAAAGCCTGGAGGACCTGCGCCGCAGCGTGCGGATGCGGGTGGTCGGCGACATCATCGAGATGCTCAACACCGTGGGCCAGGGCCGCACTCGCGACGACGCGGTGATGGTGATGGCCAGCGCGTACCGCAGCTACGCCCACCACCATCCCGGCCGCTACTCGGCGTTCACCCGGATGCCGCTCGGCGGCGACGACCCGGAGTTCACTGACGCGACGAGGGCGGCCGCCGCCCCGGTCATCTCGGTGCTGGCGTCGTACGGCCTGGACGGCGAGGCGGCGTTCTACGCCGCACTCGAGTTCTGGTCGGCGATGCACGGTTTCGTGCTGTTGGAGATGACCGGCGCGATGACCGGGATCGACGCGGACGCCGTGTTCACCGACATGGTGATGAAGCTGGCGGCCGGCATGGAGCGGCGATGA
- the rpsL gene encoding 30S ribosomal protein S12, whose product MPTIQQLVRKGRRDKIAKVKTAALKGSPQRRGVCTRVYTTTPKKPNSALRKVARVKLTSQVEVTAYIPGEGHNLQEHSMVLVRGGRVKDLPGVRYKIIRGSLDTQGVKNRKQARSRYGAKKEKS is encoded by the coding sequence ATGCCAACCATTCAGCAGCTGGTCCGCAAGGGTCGCCGCGACAAGATCGCCAAGGTGAAGACCGCGGCCCTCAAGGGCAGCCCGCAGCGTCGCGGAGTGTGCACTCGCGTGTACACCACCACCCCGAAGAAGCCGAACTCGGCGCTTCGCAAGGTCGCGCGCGTCAAGCTGACCAGCCAGGTTGAGGTCACCGCCTACATCCCCGGTGAAGGCCACAACCTGCAGGAGCACTCGATGGTGCTGGTGCGTGGCGGTCGTGTGAAGGACCTGCCGGGTGTCCGCTACAAGATCATCCGCGGTTCGCTCGACACCCAGGGTGTGAAGAACCGTAAGCAAGCCCGCAGCCGCTACGGCGCCAAGAAGGAGAAGAGCTGA
- the rpsG gene encoding 30S ribosomal protein S7: protein MPRKGPAPKRPLVNDPVYGSQLVTQLVNKVLLQGKKSLAERIVYGALEQARDKTGTDPVVTLKRALDNVKPALEVRSRRVGGATYQVPVEVRADRSTTLALRWLVSFSRQRREKTMVERLANEILDASNGLGASVKRREDTHKMAEANRAFAHYRW, encoded by the coding sequence ATGCCGCGCAAGGGCCCCGCACCCAAGCGTCCGTTGGTCAACGATCCGGTCTACGGGTCGCAGCTGGTCACCCAGCTGGTCAACAAAGTTCTCCTGCAAGGGAAGAAATCGCTGGCTGAACGCATTGTTTATGGTGCGCTCGAACAGGCTCGGGACAAGACCGGCACCGATCCGGTGGTCACCCTGAAGCGCGCTCTCGACAACGTCAAGCCCGCCCTCGAGGTCCGCAGCCGCCGGGTTGGTGGTGCGACCTACCAGGTTCCCGTCGAGGTGCGCGCCGACCGTTCCACCACGCTGGCCCTGCGTTGGCTGGTCAGCTTCTCGCGGCAGCGTCGCGAGAAGACCATGGTCGAGCGCCTGGCGAACGAGATCCTCGACGCCAGCAACGGCCTGGGCGCCTCCGTCAAGCGGCGTGAGGACACCCACAAGATGGCCGAGGCAAACCGCGCCTTCGCGCACTACCGCTGGTGA
- the fusA gene encoding elongation factor G, with protein sequence MAQKDVLTDLSKVRNFGIMAHIDAGKTTTTERILYYTGITYKIGEVHDGAATMDWMEQEQERGITITSAATTTFWKDNQLNIIDTPGHVDFTVEVERNLRVLDGAVAVFDGKEGVEPQSEQVWRQADKYDVPRICFVNKMDKIGADFYFSVRTMEERLGANAIPIQLPIGAEGDFEGIVDLVEMNAKVWRGETKLGETYETIEIPADLAEKAEEYRTKLLETVAETDEALLEKYLGGEELSVEEIKGAIRKLTISSEIYPVLCGSAFKNKGVQPMLDAVVDYLPSPLDVPAATGHLPGKEDDEVVRHATTDEPFAALAFKIATHPFFGKLTYIRVYSGTVDSGSQVINATKGKKERLGKLFQMHSNKENPVERASAGHIYAVIGLKDTTTGDTLSDPNQQVVLESMTFPDPVIEVAIEPKTKSDQEKLGTAIQKLAEEDPTFKVHLDQETGQTVIGGMGELHLDILVDRMKREFKVEANVGKPQVAYRETIKRPVQNVEYTHKKQTGGSGQFAKVIINLEPFTGEDGATYEFENKVTGGRIPREYIPSVDAGAQDAMQYGVLAGYPLVNLKVTLLDGAYHEVDSSEMAFKVAGSQVLKKAAQQAQPVILEPIMAVEVTTPEDYMGDVIGDLNSRRGQIQAMEERAGARVVKAHVPLSEMFGYVGDLRSKTQGRANYSMVFDSYAEVPANVSKEIIAKATGQ encoded by the coding sequence GTGGCACAGAAGGACGTGCTTACCGACCTGAGCAAGGTCCGCAACTTCGGCATCATGGCCCACATCGATGCCGGCAAGACCACGACGACCGAACGCATCCTCTACTACACCGGTATCACGTACAAGATCGGTGAGGTTCATGACGGCGCCGCCACCATGGACTGGATGGAGCAGGAGCAGGAGCGTGGTATCACCATCACCTCCGCTGCGACGACGACGTTCTGGAAAGACAACCAGCTCAACATCATCGACACGCCCGGACACGTGGACTTCACCGTCGAGGTGGAGCGCAACCTGCGCGTGCTCGACGGTGCCGTTGCCGTGTTCGACGGCAAAGAGGGTGTGGAGCCGCAGTCCGAGCAGGTTTGGCGCCAGGCCGACAAGTACGACGTGCCGCGCATCTGCTTCGTCAACAAGATGGACAAGATCGGCGCCGACTTCTACTTCTCCGTGCGCACCATGGAGGAACGCCTTGGCGCCAACGCGATTCCGATCCAGTTGCCCATCGGCGCCGAGGGCGACTTCGAGGGCATCGTCGACCTGGTCGAGATGAACGCCAAGGTGTGGCGTGGCGAGACCAAGCTCGGTGAGACCTACGAGACCATCGAGATTCCCGCCGATCTGGCTGAGAAGGCCGAGGAGTACCGCACCAAGCTGCTCGAGACGGTCGCGGAGACCGACGAGGCGCTGCTCGAGAAGTACCTTGGCGGAGAAGAGCTTTCGGTCGAGGAGATCAAGGGTGCGATCCGCAAGCTGACGATCTCGTCCGAGATCTACCCCGTCCTGTGCGGCAGCGCGTTCAAGAACAAGGGCGTGCAGCCGATGCTCGACGCGGTTGTCGACTACCTGCCGTCGCCGCTGGACGTGCCGGCTGCCACCGGTCATCTGCCTGGCAAGGAGGACGACGAGGTGGTGCGCCACGCGACCACCGACGAGCCGTTCGCGGCGCTGGCGTTCAAGATCGCCACTCACCCGTTCTTCGGCAAGCTGACCTACATCCGGGTTTACTCGGGCACGGTCGACTCGGGCTCTCAGGTCATCAACGCGACCAAGGGCAAGAAGGAGCGGCTGGGCAAGCTGTTCCAGATGCACTCCAACAAGGAGAACCCCGTCGAACGGGCCTCCGCGGGGCACATCTACGCGGTGATCGGCCTGAAGGACACCACCACCGGCGACACGCTGTCGGATCCGAACCAGCAGGTCGTGCTGGAGTCGATGACCTTCCCCGATCCCGTTATCGAGGTGGCCATCGAGCCGAAGACCAAGAGCGACCAGGAGAAGCTGGGCACCGCGATCCAGAAGCTGGCCGAAGAGGATCCGACCTTCAAGGTGCACCTCGATCAGGAGACCGGCCAGACCGTCATCGGCGGCATGGGCGAGCTTCACCTGGACATCCTGGTGGACCGGATGAAGCGCGAGTTCAAGGTCGAGGCCAACGTCGGCAAGCCGCAGGTCGCCTACCGGGAAACCATCAAGCGGCCGGTGCAGAACGTCGAGTACACCCACAAGAAGCAGACGGGTGGCTCCGGTCAGTTCGCGAAGGTCATCATCAACCTCGAGCCGTTCACCGGCGAGGACGGTGCCACCTACGAGTTCGAGAACAAGGTCACCGGCGGCCGCATCCCGCGTGAGTACATCCCGTCGGTGGATGCCGGTGCGCAGGACGCCATGCAGTACGGCGTGCTCGCCGGCTACCCGCTGGTGAACCTGAAGGTGACGCTGCTCGACGGTGCCTACCACGAGGTCGACTCGTCGGAAATGGCATTCAAGGTCGCCGGCTCGCAGGTGCTGAAAAAGGCTGCGCAGCAAGCACAACCGGTGATCCTGGAGCCGATCATGGCCGTTGAGGTCACCACGCCCGAGGACTACATGGGCGATGTGATCGGCGATTTGAACTCCCGCCGTGGTCAGATCCAGGCCATGGAGGAGCGGGCAGGTGCACGCGTCGTCAAGGCGCATGTGCCGCTGTCGGAGATGTTCGGCTACGTCGGAGACCTTCGGTCGAAGACCCAGGGCCGGGCGAACTACTCCATGGTGTTCGACTCGTACGCCGAGGTTCCGGCCAACGTGTCGAAGGAAATCATCGCCAAGGCGACGGGTCAGTAA